GGTCCTCTGAGCGTGAATTGGAAGGGTCAAGTTCCACGGTGTTTGCTCCGGTTAGTTAAATGCAGGAAGCAGGCTGAGTAAGGTTGTGTCGTGCTTTCCCAGCCTCGAGACCGCAGACGCGGCGAATGAACGAATGGCTGCTGCACAAGCCAAGGTGCGCACGCGCGGTCGCCGAAGGGAGAGGGTTGCAGGCATGTGCCGCGAATAGAGCGCAAAGGCGGAAACGGCCAGAGAACGCTGTGAACTGTCATGTGATTCGACCATTGAGCCGATCCAGCGCCTCGACAGTCGCAGTAACTCCAGCCGGCGGCGACGCCGCGATGACGGCAAGTCGAGAATTGCGGCTCAAACTGCTGCACGATTGCTTGTCGCCTGACATAGCAATCCAGACGTAACCGGAGGCCTTGCCAGGCAGAGTGCCACAAAGAGCGTTTGGCGCTGGACGAAGCTGTTGCTGAAGGCGCGCCGTCAGCTGCTCCAGACCGGTCTCGTCATCATGCCAGACGTTTATGGCCCAGCTCATGCCAGGCAACCCAGAATTAACATCCGCTTCACATGTCTGCGGTTTCTCTCTGCATTCGTTGACAGGCGATGCCTGGCCCGGCGAGGGGGCGGATCGACTCCTGGAAGGGGGGCGCGATAAGAGACAAGACCGGCAGATCGCGTCCACCCGTCGTTCCGGTGGCGAAGTAAGGATTGCAGAGAAGGGATAACCGCGCCGGGATATGGTCGAAGAGGGCCGGCGCATAGAATGAGATAGGGTAGCGTCAGTCTGTAGAAAATGGGTGCGGGAGCCGCCCGTCGACGTAGACTGAGGACGCGAGCAGAGTGAGAATCCACGATCACACCACGTGTAGGGGGTGGGCAGTAAGATCGCGAGGCTTGTCGCATCACACCGATCGACATCAGTGCCTCGTCCTGGCCGGAGAATAGCGTGGTCAGATAGCCAACTGCACTGCTTTGTTTGGAGGCCGCAACAGCGTCGGATCGTCGGCGCTGCCCGCCTGGTCAGGGAAAAAAGTGCAGTCTGCACCGGTTTAGCGGACGGTTCGCCTGCCCCAATTCTATGCAGCGCACGCATTTGCCTTGGCCAAGCAGTGTGCGCGAGAGTCGATCTTCCTGGAGGGCCTTAGTATGATTGCAAAGGAGGAGGCGCCAGCGCGACAGATTACGCGCCAGAAGTTGCGATTAGCGATCTGGCCGCATTTACGCCGCTCGTGCGTCGATTCCAAAGATTGATGGCTGTCGTTGGCGAAGCAGCCACGAGAACCTTGAAGCGCCCTGCGACTATGCTGAAAGTAAAATGGGTTCATTTCTCAAACGACATCCGTGGAATGCGCTTTCCGGAAACCGGCGATCGACTTATGGGTATTTGGCTGAAATTGGTAAAATCGAAAGTGTCGATGGGATGCATCCAGTTCGTGGATCGCGGACGGGCGTAATCTCACCTCTTACATCGAAAGCGGGTCAGTTAGTTGCTTCCTGCCGGCTTGGTGCAGTGAGCTTATGGCCTCTTAGACGAGCTTGCTGATTCGTTGGTGACTGGCGGCCTAGAAAGGTCACAGCTGCGAGCGCAGGCGAATACCTCTAAATTGGACTCCAGATCTCACGAAGGTGAAAGAAACTCCTCGATCCCCATAAGCCGAAGGGAGGGTCATAGAGTCTCGCCCGGACTGTCCGACCAGCTCAGGCCTCCCGCAGATGCAGGATGAGCTCAGAGCAATCGCAGGTCTCCATTGAAAAGGTCCGCGTGATCAAAGCGGACGAAGAGCGTTCGGCCGCGGATAAGTTGATAAAGCGGTTCGCAGACAACTTAGCCAAAGCCGTCCCCAAAATAGGAGCGCGAGGCGGTCAGATCTCGCCGCCATTGAGGCTGACGGTCGCCTTTGCGCCCGGCGCAACGACAACCAATATGGCAACCAGCCTCGGATAACCTCAGTGCGTCGGTATACTTGCCACGCATACGATCCTCCAACGCAGACATTATCCGCCGAAGCTACCGAGAATTTCAGTTTTAATTGCAGTTGCGGTGTACAGGGAAATCTCCAGCGGTAGGTTTCCGAATGCAAGCTGGCAAAGCAAGTAGTTGGCACCCGCCACTTCCATCTGCTGGAGAAGGACCTGTCGGACGGAAGCCGGCGTTCCAACGACGCACAATTCGCTCTCAAGTGCTGCATCGAAGGTCAGCGGAAGGGCGGGCGGTGTCGGAATGGCGTTAAGCTCGTAAAGAAACTTAAAGCTTTCCAGCCATCGGCGATACGCAGTTTCGGCCGCCGCATGAGCGTCCTGATCAGACTTCGCAATCACGACCATGCGGGCCAGCCCGAGAAGTGGCTCGCGGCCGTGTGCGGCTGTGTTGTGGGGTCGATGGGAACGGTAGGTGTCCGTAACGTTCCGAACAGCGCAGGCGGGGCCTATGCACGCCAGATTGGCGCCATTTGCCGCGGCCCACTGCGCCGACTCCGCCCGATTGCTTGCGATCCAAATGGGCGGAGATGGACGTTGATGGGGCCTCAACGCTAAGGGTACGTCGCTCAACTCGAAGTGGTCTCCCTGATAAGATAGCGTGTGTCCCTTCAGCGCAATATTCAAGATTTCACTGGCTTCCGCATAACGACTTGGTGCAGCGTCTGCACTGATGCCGAAATAGCCCCATTCAATGGGCTGGGAACCGCGGCCTATCCCGACCTCGAGCCTGCCGCCGCTCAATTGGTCAAGCATGCAGATCTCTTCGAATGCGCGCAATGGATGATAAAGGTTGAGCAACAGTACGAGCGGACCGAGGCGTAATCGCCGGGTGCGCTGCGCGGCACTTGATAGGAACAGGTGCGGCGAGGGCCCCCTGCCATGAGGTGTGCAGTGATGCTCGGCCAGGTGATAAGCGTAGAATCCGAGCGAGTCGCAGACCTCGATCAGCTTGAGACGATCTTCATATTGTCGTGCGGCATCTTGGCCGTCGTCATCCAAATGGTCGAAAATGCCGCACCTTAGTCTTGAAGAAAGGCCACTCTTCACTCGATCAATCTCCGATTACGATCAGATGGCGGGTCTTGGTTGCTTCGTGCCTTGCGCTCAAAGAGGTCTCGTTCGTCATTTGACCGGTCAGGCCATTTTTCTTTGAGTGCGTGGATCTGGGCTTGCACCATGTGAGCGGGTGACGAGAATGCGAAATGCCGTCGCCGCGCCGCGAACGCCTCCAAAGGCGAGTTATGCTCGACCAGAAGCATCGTTACTCGCTTCAGAGGTCCTGTGCCTCGCGAGCCAGATCAGCCCGGCACGGCTACTATTTGTCTATCATCGGACGTAGCGTCTCCGTCAGGGCGACGTCGGGTAGCTCTGCAAGCGCTGCAACGAACGCGAAAAACGCTCCGAAGGCTGCAAGTATGAGAGAGCTTGCGAGTATCGCTTCTCCGATCTGAGCGCGTCTCATTATCCGTGTCGCTTTGGCTTCGGGGAGATGGCGATGACGCCAATCAGTTCTGCTCGACAGTTTCAACACGGCCCTCTCGCCAACGGTAAACCAGAAAGCCAGGAGCCGCATTGTCTCCCTTTCTATCGAACCGGACTGGGCCAATCACGGTATCGGTCGGCCGTGAACGAAGTGCGTTAGCTACGCGCACAGCATTGAAAGAACCGGTCCGGTTCACCGCCTCTGCCCATGCTTGCACGGCCGCATAGGCGTAAAGCGTGTAGCCTTCAGCGGACAGGTTGGAAGCTTTGAGTGCGGCCACCACGCCGGCCGCATTGGCGTTCCTGGCGGGGTCCGGCATGAAGGTAAACAACGTGCCATTTCCGGCGCTGCCTGTAATGGCCCAGAATTCAGAGGTCATCAAAGGGTCGTTCGCCATGACCATAAGTTCCGCTCTTGCTTCTGACGCTTGGCGTACAAACAATCCGATTTCGATATGATAACCGCCGATATAGGCGACACGCACCCGTTCCTTCTTCATCCTTGAGACCAGCGCCCTGTAATCCTTTTCACCGGCTACATAGCTTTGCCGAATGACTTGTTTAGCGAATTGCCGAAGCTGTGCTTCAACGACGTCGGCGATACCCTTGCCTGCGGTGCTCTTGTCGTCGAGTACTGCGATCTTGTCATTAGGGAAGGTCCGGTGAATATACTCTGCGGCAACGATGCCCTGTTGGTCGTCGCGGCCGCAGATCCGAAAGACGGTGTCAAGGCCCCGTTCTGTTAGCTGAGGATTTGACGAGCCTGGTGACACCTGAATGATGCCTGCTTCGGCGTAGATCTCGGAGGCCGGGATCGACGCAGAAGAGCAAAAATGGCCAACCACCAACCGGACCCGCTCTGTTGTGAGCTTATTCGCGACTGCGACAGCTTGCTTCGGGTCGCACGCGTCGTCGGCGACAGTCAATATCACCTTGGTATCGAGAAGTAGGCCAGAAGCGTTCAACGCCTCGACTGCCGCAGCTGCACCATCGCGCATTTGTGCGCCGAACGCAGCGCTGCTTCCGCTCATTGGGCCAGCCACGGCAATATTGACGTCGGAGCCGCGCGCAACAGAGGCGAGGGCGCAGAAGAGAAGCGCGACACTCGCAGCAGGCGCACAACGATTTAACATTGTAGAGCTCCCAATGTTCACCTGAAGTGTAACAGCCGGCAGCTGTGATCAGACGTGTCTACAGGTGGAGATTGTCTGTCAAAGCGAAGCTTGCGTTGGTCGCCAGATTGCGACCACGGTAGAACTTACAATTTGACGTTAGGTGCGTTTCAAGGCCGTTTTGAAGGAGCCTCGACGGTGCATCAGGGAGCGCGGATTGACGGGGTCACGACGACTGTCCGGGTTAGTCCATAAAACTGTTGGCCCGCATCAGAGCCGACGAGCGCCTATCGGCAATGCCGTGCGGAGCCGGCCAGGAGGACGTCAGTACGGCTGATCCTCCAACCCGCCAAGGGCCAGATCGAGATATTGCATGAGGCAGGGGTCCCAACCAGCCAGACTACGGGGGGCGCTTAATCGTGCAAGTACCTTCAGGATCATCGAAACGCGTGTATCGGCGCCAGCGATTTCGCCGATCAGCAAGCGTGCTGCAACTGCGACAGCCTTTGCCCGCTCGCCGCAAGGATGCTCGCCTCGATCCATGCAATCACGCAGGTCGTCGCGGATCCGCCGCCACCGCTCCTCGCGATCTGCAGCTAACTTACAGGTGCATCGGGACGTCTGATTATGCGTCTCGACCCGCGACATGGCATTGAGGGTGGCAGGCAGCTCATCCACACTTACCTGGATATCACTGTCGATGGTCATGTTGCGCAAGCGATCTCGCAGCAGAGTTGCTCGAGCGACTTGAAGTTCGATCCGTTCTAAATGTTTGCGCAGAAGATCGGTAAGTGAGGTCGTGCCCTCCATAGCTTTACGGATCTCGACAAGGGAGAAGCCAAGCTCACGTAGCGCTCGAATTTGGTGAACCCGTTGCACACTTTCGCGGTCGTACATCCGGTGGCCGCCGTCAGTACGCTCTGAAGCTGCTAGGAGCCCGGTGTGTTCATAATGATGCAGCGTGCGTACCGTTACTCCGGTCGCCTCTGCAAGTTCGCCAATGCGCCATCGACGCCTTCGTGGTGTAGCTTTGCTCATGTTGTTCATTTCAAAGCCTACAACCTGACGTCACGTGTGATTCAAGCTATTTCAAAGCTCTAGCTGGATCGTCTTCCATTCCAGCGCGAGACTGGTGACTATCCTCAGAATGGCGTGGGATCAACCCTGAGGGGAAATGGTGATCAAGAAGTTCGTCAGGCATGCCAGTTGAGCCTCGCTAGCCGCTGTACGCTCCAGGATGAGTTTGGCGATTGCTGTGCGATTTTCTGGACTTCGCATCGATGGGGGTAGCGCGGTGATCGCACTATCATAAAGGCGTCCCAGGACGGAAAGCTCTTCCGGATCGAATACGCCGCTGCATTGCTCCAAGTTCAGCTCCTTGTTTGTCATTGCGTCATGGCAGCGCACGTCGTCAAGACGTTTGGCTGCGATAGGGCCAAAAGAAGTCAGACCCGCGGCGCGGAGCGACGAAGATGCGATGTGCTCCCATGTGATGCGACAGGGCAACATGCGTGCGCGATGCTTGCCTCGACGGCGCAAGAGACCGTGGTCATGTGCATGATCGATGACCATCACGCGCACGGTGCGCGATGGTACGGCTTCCGAAGAAGCACAAGCGTCTCCGCTCTTCGAGAGCCACTGCTGATTCGGAGAGTTGACGAGGGCAGCCCAGCGCCGCTTCTGCTGTATCGACAGCAGGTGCGCCCGGCGGGCGGGTGCAACGTACGTCCCTGTCTCTAAAACCAGGCCAAGAGTCTGACCCGCCGCTCGCACGTCGAGCCTATTGCCAACGTGCGGAAGACGTACGCAACATCGTCATGATAGCCGTCTGTTGCGATGATCTTTATAGAGCGACCATGAATTCGAGCGCGGCGA
The genomic region above belongs to Bradyrhizobium arachidis and contains:
- a CDS encoding LLM class flavin-dependent oxidoreductase, whose protein sequence is MKSGLSSRLRCGIFDHLDDDGQDAARQYEDRLKLIEVCDSLGFYAYHLAEHHCTPHGRGPSPHLFLSSAAQRTRRLRLGPLVLLLNLYHPLRAFEEICMLDQLSGGRLEVGIGRGSQPIEWGYFGISADAAPSRYAEASEILNIALKGHTLSYQGDHFELSDVPLALRPHQRPSPPIWIASNRAESAQWAAANGANLACIGPACAVRNVTDTYRSHRPHNTAAHGREPLLGLARMVVIAKSDQDAHAAAETAYRRWLESFKFLYELNAIPTPPALPLTFDAALESELCVVGTPASVRQVLLQQMEVAGANYLLCQLAFGNLPLEISLYTATAIKTEILGSFGG
- a CDS encoding branched-chain amino acid ABC transporter substrate-binding protein produces the protein MLNRCAPAASVALLFCALASVARGSDVNIAVAGPMSGSSAAFGAQMRDGAAAAVEALNASGLLLDTKVILTVADDACDPKQAVAVANKLTTERVRLVVGHFCSSASIPASEIYAEAGIIQVSPGSSNPQLTERGLDTVFRICGRDDQQGIVAAEYIHRTFPNDKIAVLDDKSTAGKGIADVVEAQLRQFAKQVIRQSYVAGEKDYRALVSRMKKERVRVAYIGGYHIEIGLFVRQASEARAELMVMANDPLMTSEFWAITGSAGNGTLFTFMPDPARNANAAGVVAALKASNLSAEGYTLYAYAAVQAWAEAVNRTGSFNAVRVANALRSRPTDTVIGPVRFDRKGDNAAPGFLVYRWREGRVETVEQN
- a CDS encoding MerR family transcriptional regulator gives rise to the protein MSKATPRRRRWRIGELAEATGVTVRTLHHYEHTGLLAASERTDGGHRMYDRESVQRVHQIRALRELGFSLVEIRKAMEGTTSLTDLLRKHLERIELQVARATLLRDRLRNMTIDSDIQVSVDELPATLNAMSRVETHNQTSRCTCKLAADREERWRRIRDDLRDCMDRGEHPCGERAKAVAVAARLLIGEIAGADTRVSMILKVLARLSAPRSLAGWDPCLMQYLDLALGGLEDQPY